The DNA segment GCAGATTACAAAACCTGTTTCCGGGATTGCAATGGGATTGATCACGGATACGAAATCCGGTAAATTTACCGTACTTTCTGATATCTTAGGAGATGAGGATCACCTGGGAGATATGGACTTTAAAGTAACCGGAACTGCAGACGGTATCACGGCCTGCCAGATGGATATCAAAATCCAGGGACTTTCTATGGATATCATGGAAAAAGCGTTGATGCAGGCAAGAGACGGAAGATTACACATCTTAAATAAAATCACGGAAACAATTGCTGAACCGAGAGCCGACGTAAAACCTCACGCTCCGAAAATGGTGGTAATGGAAATTCCGAAAGACTTCATCGGTGCGGTAATCGGACCTGGTGGAAAAATCATTCAGCAGATGCAGAAAGATACGGATACGGTGATCGCGATTGAAGAGATCGGAGAAATCGGACGTATTGAAATTGCAGGTACTGACAGAGAGAAGATCAATGCTGCTGTGGCGAAAATCAATGAGATCACTTTTGTACCGGTTGTAGGACAGGTGTACAACGGAAAAGTTGTTAAGATCATGGATTTCGGTGCCTTCGTAGCGATCGCAAAAGGAACGGAAGGACTTCTTCACATCTCGGAAATCGAGTGGGCTCGTCTTGATAAAGTACCTTACAAAGAAGGAGATGAAGTGGAAGTAAAGTTTATGGGTTATGACGACCGTAAGAAAATGAAGCTTTCCAGAAAAGTTCTTTTGCCAAGACCACCAAGACCTGAGAAAAAGGAAGGTGAGCAAAGAGGTCCTAGACCGGAAGGTCAGAACAGAGCTGACAGACCGGCGAGACCAGAAGGCAACAGAAGACCAGAGGGCGAAGGCGAGAAACCTGCCGGAGATCAGAATCCTTCTAACGAAGCTTAAGATTATCATCATCGATTATATGAAACCACCGAATTCCGGTGGTTTTTTGTTTGGGTAAGGTTGGGAACACGCATTGCAAATCCGCGCGATCTGCGTCTATGTATTGTATCGTTGAGATTTACAGAGATTGGACCCCTTCGGAGTCCCGCTGTTTCGTACTGTTATTTTTCTACACAGCTGCTGTTCCTACGGAAGTTGTATACTACTTTTATTGATGCCGGATTAATGGATCATACAGGTATGAAAATATAATTTACAGTTGCAAAAATATTGTTTACAGGAGCAGGAATATAAATTGCAGGCTGAAGAATATTATTTACAGGCAAAAGAATATATATTGCAGTTGTGATATTATGGTTTGCAGACGCAAAAATATAATTTGCAGGCGGCAGAATATAAAAATATCCTGACCGAATATTCGATCAGGATGATTTAAATCAAATTATAGATTGTTGTAGAATGAATCTTTGGTTTACTGGCTTTTTCATTACAGTTTACTGATTCGAAACGACAGTAAATTTAATACCTGAAACCGTCAGATATTCCGGGGAAGTGCCACCGTAAAGGCTCTTCATATATTTTTTAACATTCAGGGCAATCGAGTAGAGGCCGGTTCCTTCCGTATACAATATTTTATCTCTTTCTATCAGTTTAAGATTCAGCTCCGCCTCGGTCTGGTCTACTGCCTGTGTTGCGCTTACCAGCTCGCTTTTATAAGTGTTGAGGCTGGTTAATTTTAATTCATCTTCCTGGGGGGCATACGCTGAAATGGTTGTTAAGAGCTGCAATAGCACCCCGAAATTATCGGCCCTTTGGGTGAAAGACTGCCTGGAGGAAGAAATAGTTTTTGGGGCTTCTTTTCCTGTTTCGGTTGTTTTGACAGATTTCTTTGTGGTTCCCTGGATAGAACGGTTCAATGATTTTGCCTGGTCTATGGTCCCTTGTGGTAATCCGAGGATTTCCAGTCGGTTCACAATGCGGGTACAGGTTGCTTTCAGGTTCTCAAAAGCCTCCTGACGTAAGGCGATGGCATTTTTGTTGGCATTCCGCTTATCTTCCACTTCGCTTATTTTGGCTGTTGCCGTATTGTACAGTGCCTGAAGGCTGGCTACGGTAAGCTCAGGAACCGGCGGATTGTACAAACTGTACACGGAAACCTGCTGGATGAGCTTTTGGAGGTTGGCGACATTTCGGGCATGGCCGACTTCGCTCGCGGTTTTTGGATTGTTTTTCTCGGGTTCAGGATTGCCCTGCAATTCGGGATTTGTTTCCATATGCATTTGTGTTTTTAAGTTAGTGGAACAAATATAAAATTTATTTTAAAGGGAAGAAATTTTGGAGGGAAGTATTTGGGTGTTATTATTTTATGTTAAGTGAAGGGTATGTAAAAACCCTGGCTGATGAGCGAGGGTTTTTAAGAAGTGATTGGAAAATCTACGTTATCAGATTATTGGGCAGCTATAAATTTTTCCCATTTTTGAGTATTAGTTTCTACAAAACTTTTTAAATTATCCAAACCAAAATACGAATAAGAAAAATTGTAATTACTGTCTAAATTATTATCTAAATTTTCAAATAGATGATTTATATATTGGTATTTGTAAAATTTAGAAAGTGATAGGCCTTCCTGTACGATATCTTCATAATCTTTTGAGTCGATTTCTTTTAAAAATTTTGCATAGAAAAATATAGCTTCTAAATAGTAATATTTAATATGTTTTAAATTTGATATTGCTTCTTTAAAATATGTTATTTTGCTAATTGTCTCTTCAGTATTAAAGGCGAACATCAGATTTTTAAGTCCTTTTGTATAGGGATTTGTTATGACAAGTTTTTTTATTTCTTTAAGTGTTAACTTTTCAACTTTTGATAAAGTATATGTGCATTGCATTATCTCAAGGTGCTCTTCCATATAAAGATCACTAATGTGTTTTTTCAATTCATCTACATTTAGACTTCTGCTTCGTAATAAATATTCAAAGTAATAGAATGAGTTAATATTCTTAATATATTTTATATTATCTATTCCTAAGTAATGATAGTCACTATACAGATTTTTATCGTAGTTATCATTCTTAATAAACATTTTAAGATATTCTATTGTATTTCCCTCCATTGAATGTACTTGTGAAATTAAATTTTTCCATTTAAGTTCACTTTTATTTTCATTACTCATATTTCTATTTTTCATCTCATCAGTTGATAGTAATTTTTTCATCTCAATATATGAATTATCAAATTCAACATGATAATACAATTCTCGTAAAATTATTGTTTTTATCAGATTTTCAGCATCTTCAATTTCAGAAAAGTATTCAATAATTGATTCTAGTTTATTGTTGAAGTAAAGTACATTTTTGGTACTTGTTAAAAAGTCTTCAAGTTCATATATGTATTCTAAAATTGAATTTTTAATACCTAATAAATCATTACCTGTTATAGAATAAATATATTCTAAAACCTGTAATAAATTATTTTTAACTTTTAAGCTTAATTTTAAGCTAAATGAGTCACTTTTTTTCCGTGAGTAAAAATGTAGAGTTTTTAAAATAAAACGATTATATAGATATGCATCAATACAATATTTCTGCTTATTATCTTTATGTTTGTTAAACTGAAAGTCAGCAAATCTTCTGATTATAGGCTGTAATTGTAATATTCCATTGTAATTTTCTAAAAGAGATTTATTTTCTAATTGTTTTATTTCCGTATCGGTGATATTATTTGACGATTTTCTTTTTTGAAAACATTTTTTAAAATCTGGTAAATTAATCCCATCTGGAAAAAGACTTAATAACTCAAAAGCTAATTTCTGTCTTGAGTTCAATGATGTATAAGAATAATTAATAGATTGAAAAATTGATTTTGTTCTCTCAATATTTAAATCGGCAGTATTTTTAAAGACGTCTGAATACTCTTCATTTAGAGTTTCAAAGAAATGATCTCGGATTTGATCCCTTAGTTGACTAATCTTCATTGTTGGACGAGATGTTGTAACTAATTTAATTGCTAATGGATTGTTAGCTAGTAAATCCTCTAAAATATCTGTCCTGAGAATCTTTATATCTTCAGAAGAGTAATTTTTATTACCATAGTTTGCCATAAATAGTTTTAACGCATCATCTGTTGTCATTGGTGTTAAAGTAAAAACTTCCTCAAACTCTTTATTGCTTATAATATCTCTTGATGTGATAACTATATTGGAATAATCTGAAGTAAATTCCAAAAGTTCGATAACTTTTAAATATTCCTCATTATCTAAATTATTTACAACGGTCTCAAAATTATCTAATATTAAAAGTGAATCTATTTTTTCTGAGCTATAATTTTCAATTAAATATTCTCTGAAATTTAATATATCTTTTAGATTAAAGCCTTCAATAACTATTTCCTCAAAATCATCAAATGACTTTATAGTTTCACAAGATTTAAAATTTACACCATTTTTATAGTAACCCCTATTGTATAATTCGTATGATATTTTTTTAACTAGTGTTGTTTTACCCAAACCACCTGAGGCTTTAATATTTAAAATTTTGTTTGATGAGTTTAAAAATAAAAACCTTGATATTAAATTACTTTGTTCTTCAATTCTCCCAATAACATCAGTAAGACATTTCTTACCAATATCTAAATTACGATTATTGCCGTAAAAATTATTTTTGAACGTTTTTCCCTTTTCTAATTCAACTTTCCATTCAACATCATTACTCTTAATATTTGTATCTGTAAATGAATTTTTTTTTTCTGTTATAATTTTATGTAAAAATTTTTTAATTGTTTGATTCTTGTATTCAAAAATATTTATAATAGGATGAGTTATATGCTTAATTTCTACTTGTTCATTTGTTAGTAACAGAATAGGTATACTTGGATTAGTTATATTATCTACAATATCATCAAGAGAGATTAAAATATTTTTAAGATTTTTGTCTTCGATATAGATATTGTTTTTGTAGACATTTGATATTATTATGAGTAAATCGTAATCTTCAATTAAGTTTAATGTATTTAGATTTAGATACCCGATTAGAATTTCCGCGTTTATGTTTTCAAATAGAGAAATTGTATTTCTATATTCATCAGCATAATTTTGATCAATAATATCTGGATAAAGTATGACTATTTTTTTTACTTTATGTTCAATTTTAATCTGCTGGCTTAAATTAATTTGTGTTGGAATAATATCTTTTTTGAAACTGATTAATTCATCGATTTTAGTTTCTAATTTTGAATAATCTTCTATTTCAATTATATTAAGGAAATCATATTTTTCAAAGGCCTTGGCATCGGGAGTTATTATAAAGTGTTTATTATTACCGCCAAAGGTCTTATTCATTTTATCAAATATTAAATTAATATCCGGATCGCTAAAGCTAAAACCTATAAATAAAAATGTCGAATTTGTAAATAAACTTTTTAATTTTTCCGGAGCGGCTTCATTATTATCAGAAGAATATAGTTTTTCATAGTCCTCCTTAAAAACTATACAATTATCAGGTTCATCAAAACTTCCGTGTAATTTAAAAATAAAGCCATTACTATTTTTATTAATATTATTTATAGTGTATTTAGATGTTGGTTTTGATGGAATTATTTCATTATTTGCTGCTAGCTCAAAAGCATTGTCATAATTAGTTGTAATAACTTTATTATTGCTTAATTTTAGAAGCTTTTCATGTAGTTGAAGATTACAATCTTTTCTAATTTTAAAATTAGAACCGATATAATTGTATATCTCATTTTCATCTGTTTTTAAATATTCCAACACATCTAATGCTGACATTGTATTATTATTTAATAGATCTATAAATGGATTTAAATGTGGTTTATTAATATTTTTAATATTTTGAATAACCATATTATTCCAATTAGGCAGGTTCAAGGATTTAGACAAGCCAGATCCTGCAAAAACAATAATATTATTCTCTTCCAGTTCTTTTTGAATATTCATAGTTTTATTAATTTGTCGAATATATTAATAATTTACATCAAATTCATAAAAACAATTAAAAACCGTAATGTTTGGATAAAAAAAATCCTTTGTTTTTAGCAATGACAGAACGCGTAAAAATTGATTTGACTTTTGAGGTCGTTCATTCATGTGATTTTTTGCTCGTATGTATGCTATTTCATAAAGCTTTAGGCTAAAAACAAATTGAGATCCAATTCATTAATAGGAAGTTTGGATGTTTTTTCGTATCTTTGTATGATAATAAAAGGAAACAACCTTTCTCTGTAACAGTTTAGATTTCTATTTTCAATCGGTTTTTTTTGCTTTTACAGCTGACAGATTTTAATACTATTTCATTTTAAGCACTTATTTAAGGCATAATCAGAGATCTTATTCAAACTTTTTATTTCTTTTCCTGCAACGGAAAAATGTATTCATGTAACAACTAAATTTTATAATAATATATGGCGGATTCTTTTTCTAAAAAAGAAAATTTCAAAAAGAAAGTTCAAAAACAAAAGGAAAAAGCTCTGAAACGTGAAGAGCGTAAATCGAGCAACAACAAAGGTAAAAGTCTTGACGAGATGTTTATGTATGTAGACGCAAACGGTCAATTGACTTCAACTCCACCGGATCAGGGGGAAAAAGCTGAGATCAACATTGATGACATCCAGTTGGGTGCAGCTCCTATTGAGGCGGAGGAACTCAGAAAAACAGGAATCGTTACTTTTTTAAGCGAAAAAGGATACGGTTTTATCACGGAAGACAAAACGAAGGAAAATATTTTCTTCCACAGTAACAACTGTGCAGAACCTGTGAAAAAAGGAAACAAAGTTTCTTACGAGAAAGAAAAATCACCGAAAGGATTTTCCGCAGCGGAAATTCAGCTGGTGAAATAAAATTACCCGGAAGCTTTTTCCGGTGTACCGAATAAATTTTTAAATTTGTCGAAATTCAACCTATGAATTTCGACTTTTTTGATTTTTAGACCTGTGTGGTAATGCGCTTAACCTGTTTAATGGTGGTTCTTCAGACTCGATTCATTATGATCTGCCTGATAAGAAGAAGAAAAGAAAATATGTCTTTGAAAAGGTAAGCGCAGTATTGTATCTTATTTCAGCTGTTCTTTTCTTTTTTGTTTTTAGAAATCCTACTGTTTCAGGAAATTATATCCAGTCCGTTGCTATAGCTTCGGTTTTAGGCTTCGCAGTATCGATGGTTATTTTCTTTGTGCTGTATCTTTTGGGAAAGTATTATTTTAAAAGCGTTTTTCAGTGGCTGTTTTTCAGTCTTTCGGTAGCCACAGTGTGTGTATCTGTATTTCTGTGGATTTATTTTAAATCAGGAATATTCTGATTGTTTAATTGGGAATCTTAATGATTGGCTTAGAGATTCTTCGCTGCTCTCAGAATGACAAAAATAAATAGTTGACTTTTGAGACGGTACTATTAATATTATCTTACCAGTGACGGAGCAAAACCGTATTGTTTTTTAAAGGCATAAGAGAAATGCGAAAGATCTTCAAAGCCAACTTCCATAAAAACATCCGACGGTTTTTTACTTTTTTCAGAAAGATGATAAAATGCAAGTTCCAGCCGTTTCTGGGTAAGCCACCGTTGCGGTGTTACCTGAAAAACCTTTCTGAAATCCCTGTTAAAGGTAGACAGGCTTCTTCCTGTTAAATACCCGAATCTCTCCAGCGGCATATTGAACATGTAATTTTTTTCCATAAAGTCCACCAGATCGATTTTTCCGGGTTCTTCAAAATTACCGAGAATGGAATCAATAGTTTTATCGATTGCCCTTAAAATACTTATGGCTTCCGTAATTTTTAATGCTGCAATATTTTCGGGAAAAGATTCCGTAAGGTCGAAATAGGGAATGAGTGATGCGAGACAGCTTTCCAATAAAGGATGTTTTTCAAAACTACGAATGGTCGTTTTTTCAGATGAATCTTTTTTCGGCGTTTCAATATTAGAATAGAAATCCTTCAGCCGTTCTGTGGTGAGGTGCATGACTACCGCTTTGTGCGGAAGTCCGTTTTTTGGATAATTGATGATGGTTGCGAGATGATTTCTGGGAATCAGGAAAATGTCACCGGCTTTGAAAAGATACGATTTGTCTGCCTGAATGATTTTTGTTTCCCCTGAGATAAACCAGACCAGCATGTGAAATTCAAAAACCGTTTCTGTTTTGAAGAGTTTGTCGTCATACGTTGAAAGCTTGATATCCGGAGTGATGTATTTAATTTGAAAATCCATAGGTAAACATTTTCCTGGGTAAATTTAATTAAAAGAATTATTCCGCTTCGAATTTTATACCGGTCATCTCTTCGCTGAGGATCCAGAGCTTTTCTGCCAAATTCAAATCTATGGAGTAGGGTTGAACTCCCCTGATTGTTGATGGGTCGCCATATCTGTGTTCAATTTGTCCGCGATCAATTTCAGCGATGTCACAGTTTTCACAATACACGCCACCGATATCTTTAAGTTCCGGACTTGTAGCACACCAAATTGTTGTGGCAGCTCCTTGCGGAATGGTTTTTAATTGAGCCTGAACTTCAGGTTTTATTTTCCCGTCTGCATCATGAGTTCCCATCTGGATATACAGATCGATGGGCTCTTCTCTTCCCAGATCTGTGCCGTATACTGAACCGGGATGTACAGCATAGGCACGGACATTGAATTTTTTTGCTCTTTCATCAAGAGCCACTGCAAAAAGATTGCTGGCTGTTTTCGATTGCCCGTAACCCAGCAGTGTTTCATAGGTCCTGTGCTCGAAATTGGGATCATTAAAGTCAAATGGCGACATCTGGTGCCCGTAAGATGAAACATTTCCTCGGCTGTCCCTTCTCAAAGGAACCCACATAATGCCGGCGTTATTGATCAGCAGATCCAGTTTTCTGCCGGAACTTAAAAACCGGTCTGCAAAATTACTGATAGACTGCGGATCCATTAAGTCCAGTTTTTCAATTTCGATATTGTTTAAGCCTGAAAGATTTTTTCCTGCTTTTTCAAGATCTCTCGCGGGTACAATGACGTAGGCTCCGGCTTCTGTGAGTGTTTTTACTGTTTCAAGTCCGATTCCGGCATAACCTCCCGTTACAATTGCCGTTTTTCCGGATAAATTAATTCCGCTGATTACTTCTTCTGCTGTTGATTGTGCATTAAATCCCGAATTGATAGGACGTTGTGATTTACTAAGTCTCATTTTTAAATATTTTTATTAATTGAGGCAAAGGTAGATTAGACAGTTTTTTTTCGTTTTGTTTAAAATGCCAATTTATTTTGTTTAAAATTTCACAGTATTAGAAAAGTGTTTTCTAATATCCTGATCTAATTCTGTTAAATCCTCCTTTCAAGTTATAAATTATCATAAATGCGTTGCGCATTCCTTCATGAATAAGTAATTTTGAAAAATTTTCAGATTTGAGTCCTACCATTTCCATAGTTGTTGCTATTTTTAACCGTAAAGATGAGCTTTTTGAGCTCCTCACTTCCCTGACTTCCCAAACCGATAAAGACTTTGAAATAATCATTGTGGATGATGGCTCATTGGTAGACCTCCGTCCTGTGATTCAAAATTTCGAAAGCTTTTTATCGATAAAATACTTCAGGAAAGATAATTCCGGCCCGGGACTTTCGAGAAATTACGGGGCGAGGAGAGCTGCCAATGAATGGCTGGTTTTTGTAGACAGTGACGTTATTGTAGAAAAAGATTATATCGAAAATATCAAAAAGGATATTGTTGAAATTCCGTGTGATGCTTTCGGCGGGGCAGATAAGGCGCATAAAGGCTTTAACCTGATGCAGAAAGCGATTTCCTATTCCATGACTTCCGTTTTTACCACCGGCGGAATCAGAGGAAATAAAAAAGCGGTATCGAAGTTCCAGCCGAGAAGCTTTAATATGGGAGTAAAAAAAGAAGTTTTTGACAAAGTAGGCGGTTTCTCTGAAATGCGGATAGGAGAGGATCCGGATCTTTCCATGACACTTTGGGAAAACGGATATACCACTGCTTTTTTCGATAATATTGCTGTTTATCACAAGAGAAGGGTAGACTTCGGGAAATTCTCAAAACAGGTGTATCAGTTCGGTTGCGCAAGGCCCATCCTGAATCAGCGGCACCCGAATTATGTGAAAATATCATTTGCTTTTCCTACTTTGTTTCTATTGGGTTACATTATGGGCTTCCTGGAATATTTTATTATGGGAAAAGGAATTATCCTTGCCTTTTACGGTCTGTATACTTTTATGGTTCTCTTTCATGCATTATTTGTCACCAAAAATATCAGTATTGCCGGAATGGCGGTAATATCCACTTATATCCAGATGTTTTCTTATGGTTACGGATTTTTAAAATCATGGATATTGTTAAATGTTTTCAGGATGAAGCCGGAGGAAGCGTTCCCGAAACATTTTCATAAAAATTAATTTAAATTATTTTATAAACGTACACATTGTCATTCGGGAAGA comes from the Chryseobacterium nepalense genome and includes:
- a CDS encoding SIR2 family NAD-dependent protein deacylase, translated to MNIQKELEENNIIVFAGSGLSKSLNLPNWNNMVIQNIKNINKPHLNPFIDLLNNNTMSALDVLEYLKTDENEIYNYIGSNFKIRKDCNLQLHEKLLKLSNNKVITTNYDNAFELAANNEIIPSKPTSKYTINNINKNSNGFIFKLHGSFDEPDNCIVFKEDYEKLYSSDNNEAAPEKLKSLFTNSTFLFIGFSFSDPDINLIFDKMNKTFGGNNKHFIITPDAKAFEKYDFLNIIEIEDYSKLETKIDELISFKKDIIPTQINLSQQIKIEHKVKKIVILYPDIIDQNYADEYRNTISLFENINAEILIGYLNLNTLNLIEDYDLLIIISNVYKNNIYIEDKNLKNILISLDDIVDNITNPSIPILLLTNEQVEIKHITHPIINIFEYKNQTIKKFLHKIITEKKNSFTDTNIKSNDVEWKVELEKGKTFKNNFYGNNRNLDIGKKCLTDVIGRIEEQSNLISRFLFLNSSNKILNIKASGGLGKTTLVKKISYELYNRGYYKNGVNFKSCETIKSFDDFEEIVIEGFNLKDILNFREYLIENYSSEKIDSLLILDNFETVVNNLDNEEYLKVIELLEFTSDYSNIVITSRDIISNKEFEEVFTLTPMTTDDALKLFMANYGNKNYSSEDIKILRTDILEDLLANNPLAIKLVTTSRPTMKISQLRDQIRDHFFETLNEEYSDVFKNTADLNIERTKSIFQSINYSYTSLNSRQKLAFELLSLFPDGINLPDFKKCFQKRKSSNNITDTEIKQLENKSLLENYNGILQLQPIIRRFADFQFNKHKDNKQKYCIDAYLYNRFILKTLHFYSRKKSDSFSLKLSLKVKNNLLQVLEYIYSITGNDLLGIKNSILEYIYELEDFLTSTKNVLYFNNKLESIIEYFSEIEDAENLIKTIILRELYYHVEFDNSYIEMKKLLSTDEMKNRNMSNENKSELKWKNLISQVHSMEGNTIEYLKMFIKNDNYDKNLYSDYHYLGIDNIKYIKNINSFYYFEYLLRSRSLNVDELKKHISDLYMEEHLEIMQCTYTLSKVEKLTLKEIKKLVITNPYTKGLKNLMFAFNTEETISKITYFKEAISNLKHIKYYYLEAIFFYAKFLKEIDSKDYEDIVQEGLSLSKFYKYQYINHLFENLDNNLDSNYNFSYSYFGLDNLKSFVETNTQKWEKFIAAQ
- a CDS encoding cold shock domain-containing protein, coding for MADSFSKKENFKKKVQKQKEKALKREERKSSNNKGKSLDEMFMYVDANGQLTSTPPDQGEKAEINIDDIQLGAAPIEAEELRKTGIVTFLSEKGYGFITEDKTKENIFFHSNNCAEPVKKGNKVSYEKEKSPKGFSAAEIQLVK
- a CDS encoding helix-turn-helix domain-containing protein, with amino-acid sequence MDFQIKYITPDIKLSTYDDKLFKTETVFEFHMLVWFISGETKIIQADKSYLFKAGDIFLIPRNHLATIINYPKNGLPHKAVVMHLTTERLKDFYSNIETPKKDSSEKTTIRSFEKHPLLESCLASLIPYFDLTESFPENIAALKITEAISILRAIDKTIDSILGNFEEPGKIDLVDFMEKNYMFNMPLERFGYLTGRSLSTFNRDFRKVFQVTPQRWLTQKRLELAFYHLSEKSKKPSDVFMEVGFEDLSHFSYAFKKQYGFAPSLVR
- a CDS encoding SDR family NAD(P)-dependent oxidoreductase, with product MRLSKSQRPINSGFNAQSTAEEVISGINLSGKTAIVTGGYAGIGLETVKTLTEAGAYVIVPARDLEKAGKNLSGLNNIEIEKLDLMDPQSISNFADRFLSSGRKLDLLINNAGIMWVPLRRDSRGNVSSYGHQMSPFDFNDPNFEHRTYETLLGYGQSKTASNLFAVALDERAKKFNVRAYAVHPGSVYGTDLGREEPIDLYIQMGTHDADGKIKPEVQAQLKTIPQGAATTIWCATSPELKDIGGVYCENCDIAEIDRGQIEHRYGDPSTIRGVQPYSIDLNLAEKLWILSEEMTGIKFEAE
- a CDS encoding glycosyltransferase → MSPTISIVVAIFNRKDELFELLTSLTSQTDKDFEIIIVDDGSLVDLRPVIQNFESFLSIKYFRKDNSGPGLSRNYGARRAANEWLVFVDSDVIVEKDYIENIKKDIVEIPCDAFGGADKAHKGFNLMQKAISYSMTSVFTTGGIRGNKKAVSKFQPRSFNMGVKKEVFDKVGGFSEMRIGEDPDLSMTLWENGYTTAFFDNIAVYHKRRVDFGKFSKQVYQFGCARPILNQRHPNYVKISFAFPTLFLLGYIMGFLEYFIMGKGIILAFYGLYTFMVLFHALFVTKNISIAGMAVISTYIQMFSYGYGFLKSWILLNVFRMKPEEAFPKHFHKN